The Capsicum annuum cultivar UCD-10X-F1 unplaced genomic scaffold, UCD10Xv1.1 ctg3205, whole genome shotgun sequence genome segment GAGATAAATTCAAAGTCTTGCATAAGTTCTTTTCaaaacatgcccatgaaatttaggacaaccccacgtacctcaatttagaaatttaatggatgattcttgaacctacggtttggggattccaattctccaatttgtttcgaaaacccacggttaaatcttgaactacttaggtttttagtttgaaaccctaaggagagttcttagagtaatttgatgaaaatatcattaatgaggtcatttgggattaaaatcccatgtttaagctgaAGAAGGGGGTGAAAATACccattttacccttaaaaatgcgaaAATAGAATCTGAAAATTTGGAGTGTGCGATAGGGCTTGCGTCACACGCTTATCGTATGCTGCTACCGTCTcagtcactaaaatggccataacttttctctcAGGTTTCATatttaggcgaaattgatatcgttggaaagattattcgaagacctttcatttgatatataataggccCTCTAATTCATCATATACTAGGAGTTATACTCaatgaaagttgacccaagtttaaacatccactaaaacttattcCGTAGAAAttttttcaactcgtcttagagttagggtaTTTTTGTgaactcaattcatattcaaagttATCCTTatactataggattgatcaccacaaatatattaacaaggaatcatctaGTTCGGGTCTATACACGTAAGGATGACAGTCTTAATTCTAGCCTGatagtacggggtgttacacatctactagattgttagttagtctttgtgtccATTTATTCATGTTAaacgtttgttgtgtgcttttctcttttgtgaattcgttgtatcttgttgggTCAAGTCcgtaaacaaattttctttgagtacAAGAGTAGACTCcaccctcaatcactcacgaaatACATGccagctttcaacacttgtgaaaccaagtgtgaggtaaaaccgagagtgagagtgtgttgaggcattttgaactaacaagtttgttttgttgtttgttgttgtccttTGATTTAGGTATCATGGCTTCCACTAATCTTGATGCCACATTTGATCGCATTAATGAcgatattgaagaaatgaaatggcACGTGGAAAGGCTATGCCAATTGTTACCTAAATCTATCCCACAAAATCCAACTTCCTTTGTCCAAACACCTTGTGCCGAGAGCTTCCCGAAAGAAGAGGTGCACTACCCCgacccacaccaaggtaaagaggagattgaaatatctttggtacttgatagtgaacttatagagagcgaagcacttgctagttccaaatctgttcgtgagatagatcatgctctctttaggtttaatgttTCATTttaagatgatataaacactcttaatgaacctagtggtgaaaataatTGTATAGCTTCCCTTAaaggctatagccgatatgctaacccactatggtatgacaacattcctcctcaagATGAAAATCTCGTCTttaaagatgagagtactcttatgggcaaggaatgtgtagtctcgaaaatgagtactcttggtgtacatgatgatcaatttactcttaaatgtagttcactgCTTGAGCATGTAAATGGAGTGCTTAAAAATTCTTaagttagtgatggtgtctaTAGAATTAATCTTAATAATGtgcatgactctttgaacatcttgtgtggtaaaagcattgCAATTAGTTTTTTTCACAGAGATcatgtgtatgaaaatatttttgtgtgtgaatgtgggagtgacattTTAGGGGAAGGAAGGGCTAACCTCAACTTAGGCCCTCGGCTAATTTTTTCATTTGATCCcggtaccatcttagggtgggaGAGGATGATTCTCGGCCTATTTTCCTTGTCTTAATGCTTGTCCGAGCCACTTTCTTTGTATCAAttgtactaatcttttcatgattaaaacaaaggactCGTGGCTATACTTCAAATTTTTCTCGCCTCAGaatggcatgttgatgtgttatttttgctaaccctaacccctcatgtTATGAGGATGTGTACttttttgtcttctcttgatttgcaAGGGAGttattcgaggtcgaatccttttcaagaaggggaggatgatacgattacgaccacgaggatggacaaGAACGAGTGCATATTGAATCCGTCCAAGGAAatgcacaagtgaagtgtaaaagagggcctaaatgcactaaaaacagcccctaagttacacttgatgggcacctcacccttgaggggtattgtggtcattttgtattcaattttgtaatacactatatatagaatctcttagggtttttagtcttagtttttgttggatattgaaagttgtaacacttATAACAtttctcttgtgagaaaggccctATGACCAAAACTTGTAACCAGGGAAATCAAcattgagtgtggattcactcgtgttggattcaagcttggaaacattggatACTTGCGAGATTGAGGTCCTCTTGTCCCAGCATAAGAGAGAGGGGaattgtagtgtgtagtgttaagggtctaagagtggaataggctcttgggttcttaagattacatcttcatgtagtctatctatctatcctttgtttTGTTGTAATCattgtttcttgttcttgttaatgtaacccgtgaggtgttgttattgttaccatattgttgttgttcatattgtcttcatattgttgttgttaaatcTAGTTTGGGTGGCTGTTTTGGGGTTGAAACACACCCTTGTatctcatttttgttgtttttgtttgtgaatTTGAGTGTGGTCATCAAAAGGGTTCTCGATTCTTTGAATCTGTGGATTGATTTTTGATGTTTGTTTCATGTCCCTTGTTTGTCCCGTATCACTGATAGCGTGAAACTTTTAATTTATATGCTTACTACGACCAAGTTGCACTAGAATTTTGGCCATAGAAATTGCTGACTTCTTGTCAACCTTAATGACAATAGCTTCAATTTGATTTTGCTCTAGAtcacatagaatttttcataaCCATAGAGCCTGATTAGATGCACGAGCAGCAGCAATGTATTCTGCCTCTGTAGATGATTGAGCTACCACATCTTGCTTCCTTGAATTCCATGGGAACATGTCTGAACCAAGTGTAAAGGCATATCCAGAAATGCTcttcatatcatcaacatttcCTGCCCAATCACTATCTGAATAACCCATCAATTGCCCTTGCTCTTCCCCTTTAAACCAAATACCATAATCAACAGTTCCCTTGATATACCTCAATGTTTGTTTAGCAATACGAAGATGAACTTGACTTGGATAATGCATAAACCTTGACAAAAAAACTTGCTTCGAACATGAGATCCAGTCTTGTTTCTGTCAAATATAGCAAACTACCAATTAAACTTCAATAAATTATTGGATCAGCCCTTTCATCACCTTTAGACTTTGATATCTTTTCATTTTGAACTAGTGGAGTTGACACATGCTTACACTTCTCCATCTTGAATTTTTTAAGAACATCCCGTGCATATTTTCTCTAGGAAATGAAAATTCCATCAGTAGCTTGATGAATCTTCATTCCCAAAAAGTAATTCATTTCACCCAAGTCTGACATCTCAAACTTGGTCTCCAATTCTTGCTTGAATTGATTCACAATAGCTTCATTGCTTTCGGTTACTAGAAGATCATCAACATAGAGTGATACCACTAACACATCTCCACCTTTAGCCTTCTTTACATATAAAGTGGTTTCATTTTCAATTCTTTTGAAGCTGCAATGAATGAGATGATCATCAATCTTACTGTATCATGCTCGAGGAGTCTGTTTTAATCCATACAACACCTTATGTAGTTTTAATCCATACAACACCTTATGTAGTCTGTAAACTTTATCTTCCATTCCTACAAATTGAAATCCTTCCGATTGGTCGACATAAATTTGTTCCTGCAATGGTCCATTTAAGAATGCCGACTTCACATCCAGATGATACAACTTCCAATTTGATTGATCTACCAAAGAAAATAGAAGTCGTATCGTATCATGTCTTGCAACAGGTGCAAATGTGTCTCCATAATCCAGACCTGCAACTTGCGCATAACCTTTCACAACAAGCCTTGCTTTGTCTTTATTAACTGAACCATCAGGATTAAGTTTGGTTCTATAAACCCATTTTACCCCTATTACATTTTTGTCTTTAGGCTTATCAACCAGCTTCCAAGTGTCATTCTTCTCTATCATACCAATCTCCTCCTTCATGGCTTCAATTCAACATTGCATATTTCATATATCTCGGAAAGGGACCTTGACTTCAAAATTGTCGAATCAAGTGAGGATTCACCATCtgattcttcagcttcttctagATTTTCAGAGCCAAATGGTTGTGTTTCAGGCAGCGGATTCAAGTTCAAATAACctgaattttctttttcaacttgcTCCTTATCCCAGTTCCAATAAGCATGCTCATCCACCACTATATCTCTTCTGATAGAAATTCCTTTTGTTTGCAAGTTGAAAACTCTATAACCTTTGGCTTGCAATGAATAACCAATAAAGATCCCCAATTCACCGTTTGGTTCAAGCTTGCTTCTTCTGACTAAAGGAACATGAGAATAGCATATCGAACCAATGATTTTTAAGTGTTTGGCAGATGTCCTTTTTCCACTCCATGCCTCAATAGGAGTTTTATCACCCACAACTTTAGTTGGCAACCTATTcaacaaataaactaaaatagaaaCAGCTTCTACCCAAAAAATTTGCGGTAGTTTCTTTTCAAGCAATAAACATCTAGCCATTTCAACTACCATTCTGTTCTTCCTCTCTGAGACTCCATTTTGCTCTGGTGAATAACGTATTGTCAGCTTGTGATCAATCCTTGCATCTTCACAGTACTTATTGAACTCATTTGAAGTATATTCACCTCCATTGTCTGACCTTAAAGCCTTCAGCTTGCAGTCACTCTATCTTTCAGCGAAAACTTTAAACTTCTTGAAAACTGAAAATATTTGAGACTTG includes the following:
- the LOC124891195 gene encoding secreted RxLR effector protein 161-like — encoded protein: MHGMFLKNSRWRSKQDWISCSKQVFLSRFMHYPSQVHLRIAKQTLRYIKGTVDYGIWFKGEEQGQLMGYSDSDWAGNVDDMKSISGYAFTLGSDMFPWNSRKQDVVAQSSTEAEYIAAARASNQALWL